Genomic DNA from Lagenorhynchus albirostris chromosome 9, mLagAlb1.1, whole genome shotgun sequence:
gcccgcgcaccgcaacgaagacacaacacagccaaaaataaaataaatataaatttattaaaaaaaaaagaaatttgagtcgcgcctttcttcattaaataaaaaagCCTAAAAGTACTATACAGATAAATCTAAGCGCTTCACATTAATAAGCAAGTATTTTACCAATCAAAATACTGCTCTTAAGCACAAGTAACAACTCAAACAAGGAAAAGCTCGAATGAACTAAGCCTCTATGCATTCACTGCAAAATTTTATACTATTACcaaaattacaaacaaaacaaaacgataAACTTCTAGTGGTAGTGGACCCAAATGTTTATTATTGCCTCATTTTCTTCTAACCAGGCAACTCTTCTCTATTTCTCCCCTCATgacttttctctttgtttggTACTCAGCCAACCTCTGAGACACAACTGaactcctccctcctccaggaagcgaTTTCTGGCCCTCACTGATCTCCTTCAGCTCCATACCGCTTAAACCCATCCTACGATTCAGGTCTACCAATAGTATTGATCTCCTGTATGCCTACCATTTCCACAGATGCATCCTGGGGAACAGGGCCGGACCTCCCCTGTATTGCTACCTTGCCTCACCCAGAGCCCTCTTAGAATATTGACTTCATGGAGTTTTGGACATAAACCCATGTAGGAAAGGACACAAGCTATGGCAGCTAGCCCCCTCTGACTCATGGTCCTTTTAAGAATATAGAAGCCTCAAATACGTGAACCAAATTGATTTGGGCCCCCCACCCAAGACCTTGAGTTTGAATTGATTGGTAGCGTGAAATAAATGATACACCTGAGAACTTCTGGATTCCCATTTGCACCACGAGTTCATAGGCCTGACTGTAAATGACCTTTTACATTAATGCCCACATTTACTAGTTGGCGCTTTTCATACCGTTTCTCTCAAGAACGTTAAATGCAGAACTGTGCCCTTTGTTCTGAAGCATGGAGGCTTTGCTCGGTATTGTTTCAGAATCACTGGCATTCCCACTGGGAACAGAGTGGGCCTCATCCTCTGCTCATGACTAAGTCCAGAGACTCTGTCTGGTGAAGGAGTTCTGTGACTTTTTAACCTGAGCAGTATTCTACCCATTGCCCGTGAATGCCCGGGTTACAGTGCCTGTATCACTGCACTGCTGATTACAATAAATGTGAGGTAACCTGGTAAGCTGTCCCCAACCCCAAACTCAAGAACATTAGTGGATACTTGAAAGCAAGCTGTATGACTGCACACTCCCAGCTTCCAAAGTTCAAAAGTCTGGTGGACTAATCTTAAGATCTCCACTGCTCTCTTCTTTGCCAAATATGGGCAACAAATACTGCCTTTAACATTATCAGGACACAGTTGGGGGTTGCTTTTTCAGTGCTGGGGATAGATTACATGGATACATTTTCCAACTCTCTGCAGCAAAGAGGTGCAGTGATAGACGTTCATAATCAGGCCCTTAAAGTGAAGGGCACTAGGCTTTGGAATGAGAAAGATCTGGGTTCAAACTCAGGGTGCCATTGGCTAGATGGGTAACCTTGAACGAGTTATAAATTTCTgtgagcctgttttctcatctgccaaATGGAAATAACACCACCTCCCTCAGCAGGGTTGTGAAAATTATGATATACATAAAACTCCTGACATATTGCTTCaatatagtagatactcaataaatgttagttactgTTTTTATTATCCAAGAGTTTGAATTGACTAGAGTTCATGACTTTTAATTCACTATTTCAGTCTTCTCAGAAGAGTCATCCAGGACTAAAGTTAAAAGTATATGGGAGGCTGTTAAATGCCTGTAAAGGTTATTTAGTGGGTAGGAAAGATCACAGCACTGAGGTGGAAGGATgttgtccctgcccccactcccttatggccccaacacacacacacacacacacacacacacacacacacacacacacacacacacacacacacacacacactcacacatcccTCCCCCCCAGACTAAACCTGTAGGCCCTTTTGTCCATGTCTCCAGCCCTAGCTGATGAAAATGCCTGTGGTTTTAAAGGTTTTCAAAACTAAGAATGGGAAAGTGAGGCCTCAGAAAACTATATATATTCCACTAGAGGAGAAAGcaagtaagagagagagagaggggtaaCGCTACATTTTCTTGTCCTTAGCAGTATAATGGCCCCCACGTCCTGGGATCCCAGTTTGACAAGATGAAAGGACTCGAAGGTCATGGACGGACCTCACTGTCCACTGTGAAAGCTCTTGCAGCACCTTTAAGCCCCACAGCTTCTTCTCAAAGAGACCACCATCTCCAACAATAAGGGGCATCCCATCAGCCTCACTGGAAGGGATCTTGTGTTCCAGGAGCACCATTAATTCTTCCAGCTGGTAAGCAAAGGCAGCGACTTGGAGGAGAACGGCATGTATTGCTTGATGGAAGTCATCTTCAGCTGGAGTAAAATGCACCCGTTGGTCTTCTAACATTCTGGCCAACATAACATGGAAGGTACGGTAAGCTTGGAGGTTCTCTTGGAGTCGCTCTGCCCCACTCGCTCGCGCCACCGATCAGTGCTTGCCACTGGCACACCACGCACAGAGTCCAGGTTTACGTTCTCGTTCAGACCTTGGTGCTTCACCTGGTCAAGGATACAGAAAAACTTCACATCTTCTGTAATCACTCCACCAGTCTCACTTAATCTCTAAATCTCATATAAAATCTTATTCACTTCCCTGGTCAAGGATCCAAATTGTAAAGAAAATAGAGAGTCTAGATGAGGAACTCTTTATCTGGGAACCTTGACGGACTTTAGGAAGAAGCTATCCTCCCAGAAACTATCCATACTGCTTTGACTACctgttcatttctcttgggagAATGTACAGCTTTCACTAGGTTCCAAAGGTTGAAAACCACCCACTGACTGGTCTAGAATAATTTTTCCTTCCCACTTGACACTCCCTCCTGGCAACTGGAGTATTATAATCATACTGgagtttaagtattttaaatatacctGAAGACGCTGGCCACACCTAAGCTCTAAAACATAGGCATCGTAGAATTTCTCTAACAGCCTCTCCATTGCTCACTGTCGATGGCGAGGACAACCCTTTATTACAGGAGTCaattgcaattatttttaaaaaaactggtatTTCAAAGAATCTGATTTCTGACTGCTGGGGTTTTATGAAGATAAACCAATTCTCAGAGAACCTAAATTCCGAACTCTCCACGGGGGCCTGGAGTGTTTCCACGGCAGGCCTTAGATGAAGACCGAGGGGGATCTTCCTCTATCAGAAAACCTGAGATCCATGGTTAGCTCCCTAAGAATCGGACACTTCCCCAGGTCCCCAGTGATTCTTCTACGAGACTTTTTTGATAGTGTAGGTGACCTTTCTATTTAGACACAGGAACACTTTTGATTGTATAGGGTGGCTAATAATGTAATAGGAGAAACTGGTTGGTTTATACTGTTCTTCTCCCAATCCTATAAACCTAACTCCATCTTTCGTTTCTAAGCTCAAAAAATCAGAACAATGTACATGAAGAACCCAAGCTTAGAGGCCTCATGGTTAAGCTATTCTGGCAGAATTCACACAGGTAATGAAATTAGGAACAGCCTCCAGGACATAAAGCCAATTCTACATAGAACCccatgtatattttcttattcaaGGAACAACATGTCTCCTGAAGAGCCTAGAGAAAGTAAGGTCGTATGACTTTCCTTAAGGGAAGGGGCCATGTCAAATGACAGGTGCCCAATATATAAATGACTATATGATTAGGGCTTTTGTAACTGATAACGGGGCTGGAACATGATGGTAAAGGGCTGGATCAGAAGAGATGAAGTGAAAATAGACGACAGCAAAATAGGCAACTTACATAAGATTCCATAAGAGCAGTCAGGTCTGAACGGATCTTCCTTGCTAGCCAGACAGAGCGGCTACAGAGGTCCCGGCGGCGAGGGGTCAGCGGTGAATGCTCTGTGAAAGCCATCCCCTAACTCAACTGTCCCGGGAAACAAGTGAGCTGGGTTTGTTTCTGTCTATACTGGTCCAAATAAGAAATGTGACTCTCGGGCTAAATCCACTGGGCATTTCCCTACTAATGGAATTCGGCACCCACGCCCCCTGCCTGACTCAGAGGTGGCAGCAAATTCCTGGCTGTGGACTTCTGCGCCTGTGGAATCAAAGGCCCCTTTTCACTCAGCTTTCTGTCCTGCAGCGTCTGCCTCCAACTCTCTCCTCCACTCAGGGCCTAGTGTACTTGTTTTCATGTCATTGTTTTGCTTTTGCACTTGACAAGGTCATTATCACGCTGATCCTCATGACACCCCTGCCTGATGGAATCTATTTATATACACTTATAATCAGTTCATTTTACTATCACCCTCTCTGTGTTCCCcatgtccttttctttcttggcCTGGTAAATTATTCAATAAtattaagttattattattgatatagcTGCCATTCATTAAGCATCTACCCTAGGCCAGACACTGCTAACAGCTTTAAAGCCTTTATTTGATCTTTAGAATAATTCTACAAGatagtttcctcattttacataagaaatggaggcttaaagaaattaaataatgtgCACAAAATCTAATAACTAGgttcaaaatttaaatataggtCTTTGATTCTATAACTGTTTCTCCCACTGAGTTTCCAATATCATTCTCTAGGTAGTTTATATTTTGTTCCAAGACACAAAGTTTACATGAAATAGATCCTGTAAAACTACAGCATTTTTTCATTCCCATCCTTTTGCTGAGTATTTAAATTTACACTTGATTAAAAATCAGTTAAGGAAGCATCTGTAATCTCAATCATGGTGCCTTCCTTGTAGCTATAGGATGAGGACAGTACTATTTTAGGCCCGTTTTCTTCCAAAGGACAGGAAACACCCAACCCTGACTTGGTAACACTTCTGAGGCAGTCTCACTTAAGTGAcaacatgcttttctttttcttccttatccCAGTCATACCACATTGCTTCTTAACAAAATAAGAGAATGAGCTGGACTGTGAAATGAAGGCAGAGTTTAAAAGCACTTGGAGAGTTGTTGTTCTATTGCATTTAACTCTGTAGGTTAGAGGATGACGCCAATTGGGTAAGAGTTACAAGTTTCATCCTCAAATGAATCAGTTTTCACTATTTTGTATCATGGACATTACCTCTAAATTGAAACACATGCCTTCCCAGGAGGAAATTTCCATACGTAAACAATAatcgagggggcttccctggtggcacagtggttgagagtccgcctgctgatgcaggggacacgggtttgtgccctggtccgcgaagatcccacatgccgcggagcggctgggcccgtgagccattgctgctgagcctgcacatccggagcctgtgctccgcaacgcgagaggccacagcagtgagagagtaccaccaaaaaaaaaaaaaaaaaaaaaaggcaataatcGAGGGACATAGGGGAGAAAGAAATGAGGCTGGGGTGGCTGTCACAGTAGGCTTTTTAAGAAGGTAGGAGgattctacttttttctttttttttaactttgtatggACATTGAGTTTTGTGAAGAAGCACTGATATTAAATGCTATCAGGGTTTTGTCATTATCAGAGCAAAATTAACCCCACAGCTTCCTTAACGTTCTCTTTACtagattaagaatccacctttccTAAGGTTGAAACATGGAAAGGATTTCCAACTTTGTCAAATGATCATAGGATCATATGGCATCTCAGCATTAGAAATCAAGAACTGAACTAAGTCAAAAGTTAACTACCTGATTCTCAACAAGAGCAAACAACAGTATCCGCCACATAAAACCTGCTCTGAGGGcacttgtttttcttatttggCAGCATCAATTATTTCACCCCAGGATAACTGCAACTCAGTACAACCAAGGAAGACCAGTTGCTTCCATGAagacaacttttatttttcttctttacatatttattttggatatgCCTTAC
This window encodes:
- the CNTF gene encoding LOW QUALITY PROTEIN: ciliary neurotrophic factor (The sequence of the model RefSeq protein was modified relative to this genomic sequence to represent the inferred CDS: inserted 1 base in 1 codon), which codes for MAFTEHSPLTPRRRDLCSRSVWLARKIRSDLTALMESYVKHQGLNENVNLDSVRGVPVASTDRWREXSGAERLQENLQAYRTFHVMLARMLEDQRVHFTPAEDDFHQAIHAVLLQVAAFAYQLEELMVLLEHKIPSSEADGMPLIVGDGGLFEKKLWGLKVLQELSQWTVRSVHDLRVLSSCQTGIPGRGGHYTAKDKKM